In one Diabrotica virgifera virgifera chromosome 7, PGI_DIABVI_V3a genomic region, the following are encoded:
- the LOC126887835 gene encoding acyl-coenzyme A thioesterase 13-like has product MCKFEVKHLMSMLKDTKAFEQCLKTLNIVSMEHGKCIAEMKVLEEHTNPLGTLHGGLSATLVDSVSSYGLFTHEKGAVKSVSVNINVSYMGGAKLGEEIVIESNTLRVGKTLAFCEVLIKNKANGNVLVKGEHTKYLMR; this is encoded by the coding sequence gtgcAAGTTTGAAGTAAAACATCTCATGTCTATGTTAAAAGATACAAAAGCCTTTGAGCAATGTTTGAAGACCTTGAATATCGTATCCATGGAACATGGCAAGTGCATCGCAGAAATGAAAGTCCTAGAGGAACACACGAATCCCTTGGGAACATTACATGGGGGACTCTCAGCTACTCTAGTGGATAGTGTTTCTAGTTATGGTCTATTTACACATGAGAAAGGGGCCGTTAAAAGCGTTTCTGTTAACATAAATGTGTCCTACATGGGTGGTGCAAAATTGGGTGAGGAGATAGTCATTGAATCCAATACTCTCAGAGTAGGGAAAACTCTTGCTTTCTGTGAAGTTCTGATAAAAAATAAGGCAAATGGAAACGTTTTAGTAAAAGGTGAACATACCAAGTACTTAATGAGGTAA